Genomic window (Aquipuribacter hungaricus):
AGCCGAGGTCGTGCCACAGCGGCAGGTAGCGGTTGGCCTCCTCGCGCTGCCCGCCACGCCCGTGCGCGAACACGATCCACGTGCCCGCCGCCGCGGCCTGCTCCGGGGTGGGGCTGGCGGGGGCGGGGACCCGGTGCGCGGGGAGGTCGCCGAGCTCGCCGTCGAGGAGCACGTCCTCGTACAGGAGCCCGACGGTGCCGGGGCTGCCGAGGAACACGTCCTGGTCGACCTGGCCGGTGGCACCGGCGTCGGGCAGCGTCCCGTCCCGGTCGTCCCAGCCGCGGACGACCCGGCCGTCCTCGCGCGACAGCACCTCGCCCGCGACACCCCAGCCGGACTCCTCGCCGAGCTGCCAGCGGACGCCGTGGAGCCCCTCGACGGCGGACCCGGCGGTGTCGGGCAGGACGACCGTGCCGTCGGGCCGGCCGGAGGCGTCCACCCCCGCGGTGACCGACACGGGGGGCTGGCCGCCCCGGTCGACAGCGAGCGCGAGCCCGGAGAAGTACCAGGCGACGCCGACGACGAGACCGGCCGCGGCGAGCAGCACGAGCGCGAGGACGGCGGCGAGCACCCTCGGCCAGAGCCGTCGTGGCCGTCCGACCGGCGGGGTGCCGTCGGTCGCGGCACGGGACCCGGTCCCGGTCCCGGTGGTGGTGTCGCTGCCGGTCCCAGGGTCGCTGCCGGTCCCACGCTCGCTGCCGGTCCCAGGGTCGCTGCTGGTCCCCTGGTCGCTGCCGGTCCCGGGGTCGCTGCCGCTCGCGCCCGAGGTGGGCTCCGTACCCGTGGTGCCCGTGGTGCTCATGCTCAGGCCGTGCGGCCGAGCCCGCCGCTGCCGCCCACGGGCAGCGCGGCGAGCAGCCGTTCGACGACCTGGGCGACACCGTCCTCGGCGCACGCGGGCGCCACGTGGTCGGCGGCCGCGCGGGCGTCGGGGTGCCCGTCGGCCATCGCGTAGCCCGCGCCCGCCCAGCGCAGCATCGCCACGTCGTTGGGCATGTCGCCGAAGGCCACCGCGTCGGCCGCGTCCACGCCCAGGTCCGCCGCGAGCGCGGCGAGCGTCGAGGCCTTGGTCACCCCGGGCGGGCCGATCTCGACCATGGGCACGACGGCACCGGAGTGCGTCGGCTCGCCCCGGTCGCCGACGACCCGGCGGGTGAGGCCGAGCAGGTCGTCACCGACGGTCGACGCCGACGCGTGCGCCGCCGGGCCGTCGGGGTCGGCCGCCGCGAAGGGGTCGCCGCCGGGCAGCTTGGCGAGGATCTTGACGACCGGGCCGCTGCGTTCGAGCAGCTCGTGCAGCGGGGCCCGCGGCAGGTCGCGCTCGACCGCCATGACCCAGCCCGGCTCGACCCCGAACTCGTGGACCGACTCCACGGCGAAGCTCAGGTCGGGCAGCTCGGCACGCAGGTCCGCCGCGATCTGCAGGACCACGTCGGGGGCGATGGTCGTCGTGCGGAGCACCCCGTGGTCGGGGTCGCCGACCCGCTGCAGGTCGACGACGACGGCGCCGTTGGTGAGCACGGCGTGGCCGCGGATCCCGGTGCGCGCGGCGATCTCGGTCATCCAGCGCGGCGGCCGGCCCGTGGCCAGCACGACGTGCACGCCCGCGTCCTGCGCCGCCCGCAGCGCCGCGACGGTGCGGTCGCTGGCCTGCCCGAGCCGGGGGACCAGGGTGCCGTCGATGTCGCTGGCGAGGAGGCGCACGGGGCCATCCTCCCCCACCCGCAGGCACGGCACCCGGCGGTGCCGTCCTCCCCCGCACCGACGCCCCGACGC
Coding sequences:
- a CDS encoding HAD family hydrolase — translated: MRLLASDIDGTLVPRLGQASDRTVAALRAAQDAGVHVVLATGRPPRWMTEIAARTGIRGHAVLTNGAVVVDLQRVGDPDHGVLRTTTIAPDVVLQIAADLRAELPDLSFAVESVHEFGVEPGWVMAVERDLPRAPLHELLERSGPVVKILAKLPGGDPFAAADPDGPAAHASASTVGDDLLGLTRRVVGDRGEPTHSGAVVPMVEIGPPGVTKASTLAALAADLGVDAADAVAFGDMPNDVAMLRWAGAGYAMADGHPDARAAADHVAPACAEDGVAQVVERLLAALPVGGSGGLGRTA
- a CDS encoding prolyl oligopeptidase family serine peptidase, whose translation is MSTTGTTGTEPTSGASGSDPGTGSDQGTSSDPGTGSERGTGSDPGTGSDTTTGTGTGSRAATDGTPPVGRPRRLWPRVLAAVLALVLLAAAGLVVGVAWYFSGLALAVDRGGQPPVSVTAGVDASGRPDGTVVLPDTAGSAVEGLHGVRWQLGEESGWGVAGEVLSREDGRVVRGWDDRDGTLPDAGATGQVDQDVFLGSPGTVGLLYEDVLLDGELGDLPAHRVPAPASPTPEQAAAAGTWIVFAHGRGGQREEANRYLPLWHDLGYEVLVPSYRNDAGTAQDPSGRYGLGVTEWRDLDAAVAYALDNGAEQVVLAGWSMGGAVQLQLLAESEHAGSVVGLVLDAPVVDWRAVFEEQGDLAGLPRWLTSLAVRFVELRGGLDLDDVDWTTRADLEEVVDVPVYLVHSDDDAFVPNGPSRVVAERLGDLVTTRFDGPGDHTREWNVDPEDYDADMRAWFTETFPAR